CTTGTTTGCGTCAATTACATCCATACCTACATTAGATGGATATGGTATAAAAGAAAATACTTCATGTATTATTTCAGGTTTAAGCTTCACTACATTATTAATATTTTTATGCAAAATATTTTTAGCTTCTTCAATAACTTCATCGCATTTGATTTTACCATTTCTTATAGCTTCTAGATATTCTTCAAATTTTCTAGTTAATGAAACACTAACTAATTCACTTACATATTTTCTAAGCAAAAAAACAATAAAAAGTCCTATGTCTGATATGTCTATAGATCTTGACCTTGATTTTATGTAACCTCTTTTAAAAAGAAGTTCTATTATTTCAGCTCTTGTAGACTCCGTACCTATATTTACTTCCTCCATCCATTTTAATAAAGATATTCTTGAAGGTGGTTGAACAGGTTTTGTATATCTAATTCTGATGCTGGACTGTTTTATGGGGATTGCCTCGCCTTCAAGAAACTTGTAATCTGTTAAGTATAAATTCTTTTCTAAAGAGATGTAGGGGTAGTACTTAAACCAGCCTTGTTCTAAAATTTTATCTACTGTTATTGAGTATTGAAGTCCATGAACATCCAATACTATTTTCATATGCATAACCTTTAGAGGAGTAGAAAAGGTTGCTAGAAATCTTCTGACAATTAAATCATAGACTTTTTCATGAATAGGTTTTATTTTTTGAGGAGCTTCTCCAGTTGGGTATATTGCTGGGTGTGCAGGGTCATCTAATGGACCATTATTTGGTTTAAGAATGCCATTGGATTCTTTAAAGAGCTGTGTTACAAGACTTCTATACTTTGTGTTTAAAGCAATTCTATTTAGAATATCTTCAACATTCAGTGTTCGGGGTAGTTTCTGACTATTTGTTCTTGGATAACTTATTAATGCATCTAGGTAAAGATCCTCAGCTATTTTCTGTGTTACTTGTGGATTTAACTTGTGAATTCTATATGCCTCTTTTTGTAGATCTGGTAAGTTAAATGGGTGAGGGGGGTTGTAAACCTTAATTTCCTTATAAATTTTTTTAATGTAAGCAAAAGGCTTTACTTTAATTG
Above is a genomic segment from Ignisphaera cupida containing:
- a CDS encoding DNA topoisomerase I is translated as MYKNDNGSIALNDYILVIAEKPKAAQKIAEALNAKRKVIVNGVIAWIAKWNGVDYVIAPAAGHLFTLSTDDVGYPTFNFKWVPRHVVEKGSSHVKRFFDALKILSRGAIGFVNACDYDVEGSLIGYLIIKHFGDIRKAKRAKFSSLTPDEIRKAFSMLSSLDYDMVEAGYCRHVLDWLWGINVSRMLMDLYKQVFRKRIVLSAGRVQTPTLSYALDIVLKRRLHVPSPYAVIDITLQIGNKLVKPDFEGEPIDSIDKAKQIIEAIKVKPFAYIKKIYKEIKVYNPPHPFNLPDLQKEAYRIHKLNPQVTQKIAEDLYLDALISYPRTNSQKLPRTLNVEDILNRIALNTKYRSLVTQLFKESNGILKPNNGPLDDPAHPAIYPTGEAPQKIKPIHEKVYDLIVRRFLATFSTPLKVMHMKIVLDVHGLQYSITVDKILEQGWFKYYPYISLEKNLYLTDYKFLEGEAIPIKQSSIRIRYTKPVQPPSRISLLKWMEEVNIGTESTRAEIIELLFKRGYIKSRSRSIDISDIGLFIVFLLRKYVSELVSVSLTRKFEEYLEAIRNGKIKCDEVIEEAKNILHKNINNVVKLKPEIIHEVFSFIPYPSNVGMDVIDANKRYCSVCRRFADESGFCIFHRVAYENIVNEFEKWRKFGFDWMDYLRKIMTLKLTGVYVKEVAYYILNNGSKNKFTL